The following coding sequences are from one Gossypium hirsutum isolate 1008001.06 chromosome A12, Gossypium_hirsutum_v2.1, whole genome shotgun sequence window:
- the LOC107946818 gene encoding ribonuclease H2 subunit B isoform X2 yields the protein MGSCWEGIDESRLLIAPVPGANGDGSARFLSLRHPKTGVSTSYLLCNGLLQELHWFKQPYGSWFLGDYVSEDGSLYTATPIDPVFIMLPLFEDARMKKGDDPGKFRQLDEILFVNDYPGYQQLFSIARDCMEIVCESKEIGSTKFFRLDDKMVFAWLHYKVCQLKQTLPALDQNYAAREEKDTLADSVSILGEYLKDDPWLKLLCDHFKLNLPEAKRIAADIEVCPSAIESPVGSSNFSQGKNTSEKKTGRNVKQAKKAKVETESRNIKEMFTRASRRRN from the exons ATGGGGTCTTGCTGGGAAGGCATTGATGAGTCCCGTCTTTTAATTGCTCCGG TCCCTGGAGCTAATGGGGATGGTTCCGCTCGTTTTCTATCACTTCGTCACCCCAAAACTG GAGTCAGTACATCCTATCTTTTATGTAATGGTTTGCTTCAAGAACTTCACTGGTTCAAGCAACCGTATGGGTCTTGGTTCTTGGGAGATTATGTTTCGGAAG ATGGGAGCCTATATACTGCTACTCCTATTGATCCTGTTTTCATCATGTTGCCTCTCTTCGAAGATGCAAGAATGAAG AAAGGGGATGATCCTGGAAAGTTTAGGCAATTAGATGAGATCCTCTTCGTTAATGACTATCCTGGATATCAGCAGTTATTCTCCATTGCGAGGGACTGTATGGAAATTGTTTGTGAAAGCAAAG AAATTGGATCAACAAAGTTTTTCAGGCTTGATGACAAAATGGTTTTTGCTTGGTTACATTACAAG GTATGCCAGTTGAAACAGACTCTACCGGCATTGGATCAAAACTATGCTGCACGTGAAGAGAAGGATACAT TGGCTGATTCAGTATCAATATTAGGGGAGTACTTGAAAGATGACCCTTGGTTGAAGCTTTTGTGTGACCATTTTAA GTTGAATTTACCGGAGGCGAAAAGAATAGCAGCAGATATTGAAGTTTGTCCATCAGCTATAGAAAGCCCTGTTGGTTCTTCCAACTTCTCACAG GGTAAGAATACAAGTGAGAAAAAGACGGGAAGAAATGTAAAGCAAGCCAAAAAGGCTAAAGTTGAGACAGAGTCAAGGAACATCAAAGAAATGTTCACCAGGGCTTCACGGAGGAGGAATTGA
- the LOC107946818 gene encoding ribonuclease H2 subunit B isoform X1 produces the protein MGSCWEGIDESRLLIAPVPGANGDGSARFLSLRHPKTGVSTSYLLCNGLLQELHWFKQPYGSWFLGDYVSEDGSLYTATPIDPVFIMLPLFEDARMKKGDDPGKFRQLDEILFVNDYPGYQQLFSIARDCMEIVCESKEIGSTKFFRLDDKMVFAWLHYKVCQLKQTLPALDQNYAAREEKDTLADSVSILGEYLKDDPWLKLLCDHFKLNLPEAKRIAADIEVCPSAIESPVGSSNFSQQGKNTSEKKTGRNVKQAKKAKVETESRNIKEMFTRASRRRN, from the exons ATGGGGTCTTGCTGGGAAGGCATTGATGAGTCCCGTCTTTTAATTGCTCCGG TCCCTGGAGCTAATGGGGATGGTTCCGCTCGTTTTCTATCACTTCGTCACCCCAAAACTG GAGTCAGTACATCCTATCTTTTATGTAATGGTTTGCTTCAAGAACTTCACTGGTTCAAGCAACCGTATGGGTCTTGGTTCTTGGGAGATTATGTTTCGGAAG ATGGGAGCCTATATACTGCTACTCCTATTGATCCTGTTTTCATCATGTTGCCTCTCTTCGAAGATGCAAGAATGAAG AAAGGGGATGATCCTGGAAAGTTTAGGCAATTAGATGAGATCCTCTTCGTTAATGACTATCCTGGATATCAGCAGTTATTCTCCATTGCGAGGGACTGTATGGAAATTGTTTGTGAAAGCAAAG AAATTGGATCAACAAAGTTTTTCAGGCTTGATGACAAAATGGTTTTTGCTTGGTTACATTACAAG GTATGCCAGTTGAAACAGACTCTACCGGCATTGGATCAAAACTATGCTGCACGTGAAGAGAAGGATACAT TGGCTGATTCAGTATCAATATTAGGGGAGTACTTGAAAGATGACCCTTGGTTGAAGCTTTTGTGTGACCATTTTAA GTTGAATTTACCGGAGGCGAAAAGAATAGCAGCAGATATTGAAGTTTGTCCATCAGCTATAGAAAGCCCTGTTGGTTCTTCCAACTTCTCACAG CAGGGTAAGAATACAAGTGAGAAAAAGACGGGAAGAAATGTAAAGCAAGCCAAAAAGGCTAAAGTTGAGACAGAGTCAAGGAACATCAAAGAAATGTTCACCAGGGCTTCACGGAGGAGGAATTGA
- the LOC107946820 gene encoding probable carotenoid cleavage dioxygenase 4, chloroplastic: MMDAFSSSFLSTLPPSTKLRSPVITTTLRSTSPSPYYAPLPYISSVRIEEKPPTSTTTTKTSHQPPPQSPKAWPPPAPSYASPSVGAKKRVEPRLSTMIFNTFDDIINNFIDPPLRPSVDPKHVLSHNFAPVDELPPTPCEVIQGSLPPCLDGAYIRNGPNPQFLPRGPYHLFDGDGMLHSIRISKGKATLCSRYVKTYKYSIENQMGSPVFPNVFSGFNGLTAAATRGALSAVRILSGEFNPANGIGLANTSLALFGNRLYALGESDLPYSIRLTSTGDIQTLGRIDFNRKLFMSMTAHPKIDDDTGEAFAFRYGPVPPYLTYFHFDANGNKQPDVPIFSMTRPSFLHDFAITKKYAIFADIQIGMNPMDMIIGGGSPVGTDPAKVPRIGIIPRYAKDESEIRWFDVPGFNLIHAINAWDEDDGNVIVLLAPNILSVEHTLERMDLVHALVEKVRIDLRTGLVTRHPISARNLDFAVLNPAYVAKKNKYVYAAVGDPMPKIAGVVKLDVSKGERQECSRMYGPGCFGGEPFFVAKEPQNPEADEDDGYVVSYVHNENTGESRFLVMDAQSHNLDIVAAVKLPRRVPYGFHGLFVRESDLNKL, from the coding sequence ATGATGGATgccttttcttcctcctttctCTCCACCCTACCACCTTCAACAAAACTCCGTTCTCCCGTCATCACCACCACTCTCAGATCCACTTCCCCATCACCTTATTATGCTCCTCTCCCCTACATTTCCTCTGTCAGAATTGAAGAGAAACCTCCAACCTCCACAACCACCACCAAAACATCACATCAACCACCACCCCAATCTCCTAAAGCTTGGCCTCCACCAGCGCCATCCTATGCGTCTCCATCAGTTGGAGCCAAGAAAAGAGTAGAACCAAGGCTGTCCACCATGATCTTCAATACATTTGACGACATTATAAACAACTTCATAGACCCTCCACTCAGGCCATCCGTCGACCCCAAGCACGTCCTGTCCCACAACTTCGCTCCTGTTGATGAGCTTCCTCCTACACCCTGTGAAGTTATACAAGGATCCCTCCCGCCTTGCCTTGACGGTGCATACATTCGTAATGGCCCCAACCCTCAGTTCCTCCCTCGTGGACCTTACCACCTGTTCGATGGTGATGGTATGCTTCACTCCATTCGAATCTCCAAGGGCAAGGCCACCTTGTGTAGCAGATATGTAAAGACGTACAAGTACTCCATTGAAAACCAAATGGGTTCTCCCGTTTTCCCCAATGTTTTCTCCGGCTTTAACGGCCTAACCGCCGCTGCCACTCGCGGTGCTCTCTCCGCTGTCAGAATTCTGTCCGGTGAGTTCAATCCTGCAAACGGTATTGGTCTTGCAAACACTAGTTTGGCCTTGTTTGGGAACCGTCTCTACGCGCTTGGTGAGTCAGATCTACCTTACTCCATACGCTTAACATCCACAGGGGATATACAAACATTGGGTCGCATTGATTTTAATAGAAAGTTGTTCATGAGCATGACTGCTCACCCTAAGATAGACGATGACACCGGCGAGGCCTTTGCTTTCCGATATGGGCCTGTGCCTCCATATCTAACTTATTTTCACTTTGATGCTAATGGAAATAAGCAACCAGATGTGCCTATATTCTCTATGACCCGCCCATCTTTTCTTCATGACTTTGCAATTACAAAGAAGTACGCTATATTTGCGGATATACAAATAGGGATGAACCCCATGGACATGATCATTGGAGGTGGATCTCCGGTGGGAACGGACCCAGCTAAGGTACCTAGAATCGGAATCATCCCTCGATATGCAAAAGACGAGTCGGAAATCAGGTGGTTTGATGTGCCTGGTTTCAACCTCATACATGCCATCAATGCATGGGATGAAGATGATGGCAACGTCATAGTCTTGCTGGCACCCAACATTCTATCAGTAGAGCACACCCTGGAGAGAATGGACCTGGTCCATGCTTTAGTGGAGAAGGTTAGAATCGACTTAAGAACAGGGCTAGTAACAAGGCACCCCATTTCAGCAAGAAATCTGGATTTCGCAGTATTAAATCCAGCTTATGTTGCAAAGAAGAACAAATATGTGTACGCGGCGGTTGGGGACCCAATGCCAAAAATAGCAGGAGTGGTGAAACTGGATGTGTCTAAGGGAGAGCGGCAGGAGTGTAGTAGAATGTATGGGCCGGGCTGCTTTGGTGGGGAGCCATTCTTTGTTGCCAAGGAGCCACAAAATCCTGAGGCAGACGAGGATGATGGATATGTGGTTTCGTATGTCCACAATGAAAACACAGGAGAGTCAAGGTTCTTGGTGATGGACGCACAATCACACAATCTTGACATTGTGGCAGCCGTGAAGCTGCCACGTAGGGTTCCCTACGGTTTTCATGGACTATTTGTGAGGGAAAGTGACCTAAATAAGCTGTAG